A region from the uncultured Stenotrophomonas sp. genome encodes:
- a CDS encoding exported hypothetical protein (Evidence 5 : No homology to any previously reported sequences), translated as MSRILLPLLLCLSLLAGTVGAAWASTAMAMPVQAGMTHDADHACCVEEGSHAGDSQPAPACGNGQHCDCMQHCNLLPVPVVAQPASLSCSPEPSALRLPRHDVTPDRLHRPPIA; from the coding sequence GTGTCGCGCATCCTGTTGCCCCTGCTGCTGTGCCTTTCCCTGCTCGCCGGCACGGTCGGCGCGGCATGGGCGAGTACGGCAATGGCGATGCCTGTGCAGGCCGGCATGACGCATGACGCGGACCACGCCTGCTGCGTGGAGGAAGGCAGCCATGCCGGTGACAGCCAGCCGGCGCCGGCATGCGGCAACGGCCAGCACTGCGATTGCATGCAGCATTGCAACCTGCTGCCCGTACCGGTGGTGGCGCAACCGGCATCCCTTTCCTGCTCCCCGGAACCCTCGGCGCTGCGCCTGCCGCGCCATGACGTGACGCCGGACCGGTTGCACCGACCTCCCATCGCCTGA
- the fabA gene encoding beta-hydroxydecanoyl thioester dehydrase (Evidence 2a : Function of homologous gene experimentally demonstrated in an other organism; PubMedId : 1505031, 8805534, 8808925, 8910376; Product type e : enzyme): MNRLHAFSREQLLASARGELFGPNKGRLPNDPMLMFDRITDIRDDGGPHGKGLVRAELDIRPDLWFFGCHFIGDPVMPGCLGLDAMWQLTGFFLTWIGAEGRGRALGCGEVKFTGQVLPSAKLVQYEIDISRVINRKLVMAQADARMLVDGREIYSAKDLRVGLFTSTESF, translated from the coding sequence ATGAACCGTCTCCATGCGTTCTCGCGCGAACAGCTGCTGGCCAGCGCACGCGGCGAGCTGTTCGGCCCCAACAAGGGCCGCCTGCCCAACGACCCGATGCTGATGTTCGACCGCATCACCGACATCCGCGATGATGGCGGGCCGCACGGCAAGGGTCTGGTGCGCGCCGAACTGGATATCCGCCCGGACCTGTGGTTCTTCGGTTGCCACTTCATCGGCGACCCGGTGATGCCCGGCTGCCTCGGCCTGGACGCCATGTGGCAGCTCACCGGCTTCTTCCTGACCTGGATCGGCGCCGAAGGCCGCGGCCGCGCGCTGGGCTGCGGCGAGGTCAAGTTCACCGGCCAGGTGCTGCCCAGTGCCAAGCTGGTGCAGTACGAAATCGACATCTCCCGCGTCATCAACCGCAAGCTGGTGATGGCCCAGGCCGACGCCCGCATGCTGGTGGACGGCCGCGAGATCTACAGCGCCAAGGACCTGCGCGTGGGCCTGTTCACCTCCACCGAGAGCTTCTGA
- the copA gene encoding Copper resistance protein A: MTNDFLSDPRSVLSRRRFVQGLAVGGVVAGGGLWRATEAFAAPARATSAGELRGHDLDLSIGRSTVDFTGRARSAVTVNGSLPAPVLRWREGETATIRVANTLADEMTSIHWHGILLPSNMDGVPGLSFDGIAPGETFQYRFQLRQSGTYWYHAHSLFQEQAGLYGALVIDPLEPPPYRVDREHVVLLSDWTDLDPAALQRRMKKMPMHDNTYQRTVGDFLHDARRDGLRETLADRGMWGRMRMTPSDISDINAHTYTYLMNGTTPAGNWTGLFRSGEKVLLRFINGSAMTYFDVRIPGLKMTVVAADGQYIHPVTVDEFRIAVAETFDVIVEPGGQDAFTIFAQDMGRTGHACGTLAVRHGLQAPVPALDPRPLLTMADMAHDHGGGHAMPMAHGAHSGHDTHAGHTGHGSGDMPEHPPSEHRNPLVDMQSAATSPRLDDPGIGLRDNGRKVLRYADLHSLFDDPDGRDPGREIELHLTGHMEKFAWSFDGVPFASAEPLRLNYGERLRIVLVNDTMMSHPIHLHGMWSDLENADGRFQVRKHTVDMPPGTRRSYRVRADAAGRWAFHCHLLYHMENGMMREVRVQP; the protein is encoded by the coding sequence ATGACAAACGATTTCCTTTCCGATCCGCGCTCGGTGCTGTCGCGGCGCCGCTTCGTGCAGGGCCTGGCCGTAGGCGGCGTGGTTGCCGGTGGCGGACTGTGGCGCGCAACCGAGGCGTTCGCCGCCCCGGCCCGCGCCACCAGCGCCGGCGAGCTGCGTGGCCATGACCTGGACCTGTCCATCGGCCGCTCGACGGTCGATTTCACCGGACGTGCGCGCAGCGCCGTCACCGTCAACGGCTCGTTGCCGGCACCGGTCCTGCGCTGGCGCGAGGGCGAGACGGCCACCATCCGTGTCGCCAATACGCTGGCCGACGAGATGACCTCGATCCACTGGCACGGCATCCTGCTGCCTTCCAACATGGATGGCGTGCCGGGGCTGAGCTTCGATGGCATCGCGCCTGGCGAAACCTTCCAGTACCGCTTCCAGTTGCGCCAGTCCGGCACCTACTGGTACCACGCCCATTCGCTGTTCCAGGAACAGGCCGGGCTGTACGGCGCGCTGGTGATCGACCCGCTGGAACCGCCGCCGTACCGCGTTGATCGCGAACACGTGGTGCTGCTCTCGGACTGGACCGACCTGGATCCGGCCGCGCTGCAACGACGCATGAAGAAGATGCCAATGCACGACAACACCTACCAGCGCACGGTCGGTGATTTCCTGCACGACGCACGCCGCGACGGCCTGCGCGAAACACTGGCCGACCGCGGCATGTGGGGGCGGATGCGGATGACGCCCAGCGACATCTCCGACATCAACGCCCATACCTATACCTACCTGATGAACGGCACCACGCCGGCCGGCAACTGGACGGGACTGTTCCGCAGCGGCGAGAAAGTGCTGCTGCGCTTCATCAACGGCTCGGCGATGACCTATTTCGACGTGCGCATCCCCGGCTTGAAGATGACCGTGGTGGCCGCCGACGGGCAGTACATCCACCCGGTGACGGTCGATGAATTCCGCATCGCGGTGGCCGAGACCTTCGACGTGATCGTCGAACCGGGCGGGCAGGATGCGTTCACGATCTTCGCGCAGGACATGGGTCGCACCGGCCACGCCTGCGGCACGCTGGCAGTGCGCCACGGTCTGCAGGCGCCGGTGCCGGCGCTGGACCCGCGCCCGCTGCTGACGATGGCCGACATGGCCCACGACCACGGCGGCGGGCATGCCATGCCGATGGCGCACGGTGCGCACAGCGGGCATGACACTCATGCCGGGCACACAGGACATGGCAGCGGCGACATGCCGGAGCACCCGCCCAGCGAGCACCGCAACCCATTGGTGGACATGCAGAGTGCAGCCACCTCGCCGCGGCTGGACGACCCCGGCATCGGCCTGCGCGACAACGGCCGCAAGGTATTGCGCTATGCCGACCTGCATTCGCTGTTCGACGACCCCGACGGACGCGACCCCGGCCGCGAGATCGAGCTGCACCTGACCGGGCACATGGAAAAGTTCGCATGGAGCTTCGACGGCGTTCCGTTCGCCAGTGCCGAGCCGCTGCGGCTGAACTACGGCGAGCGCCTGCGCATCGTGCTGGTCAACGACACGATGATGAGCCACCCGATCCATCTGCATGGCATGTGGAGCGACCTGGAGAACGCCGATGGCCGGTTCCAGGTGCGCAAGCACACCGTTGACATGCCACCGGGCACGCGCCGCAGCTACCGCGTGCGTGCCGATGCGGCCGGACGCTGGGCATTCCATTGCCACCTGCTCTACCACATGGAAAACGGGATGATGCGCGAAGTGAGGGTGCAGCCATGA
- a CDS encoding conserved hypothetical protein (Evidence 4 : Homologs of previously reported genes of unknown function) → MSQRAWVAAAIHKIEADFNRSADTHLIPLDLPGFPGIDVYLKDESSHPTGSLKHRLARSLFLYALANGWLREGCPVIEASSGSTAVSEAYFARLLGLPFIAVIPASTSPEKIAAIEFHGGSCHLVERACDLNRESERLAHETGGHFMDQFTYAERATDWRANNNIAESIFKQMAEEPHPVPEWIVCSPGTGGTAATLGRYVSYRRHDTLILCADPEVSVFYDGYCAALRGADWRGMTCEGGSRVEGIGRPRVERSFIPTCVDAMVKVPDALSLAAMRHVSATLGRRVGGSTGTNFIGVLHAAQLMRDAGRDGSIVTILCDAGERYAHSYYDPAWYQRQGIDVAGADTTIAAAVAGQGMPALPCAWLEPSPYQA, encoded by the coding sequence ATGTCCCAGCGCGCCTGGGTGGCGGCAGCCATCCACAAGATCGAGGCCGATTTCAACCGTTCGGCCGACACCCACTTGATTCCGCTCGATCTGCCCGGCTTCCCCGGCATCGACGTCTATCTGAAAGACGAGTCCAGCCACCCCACCGGCAGCCTCAAGCATCGGTTGGCGCGCTCGCTGTTCCTGTACGCGCTGGCCAACGGCTGGCTGCGCGAAGGCTGTCCGGTGATCGAGGCATCCAGCGGCTCGACCGCGGTGTCCGAGGCCTATTTCGCGCGCCTGCTGGGGTTGCCGTTCATTGCGGTGATCCCGGCAAGCACCTCGCCGGAAAAGATCGCCGCCATCGAGTTCCACGGCGGCAGCTGCCATCTGGTCGAGCGCGCCTGCGACCTGAATCGCGAATCGGAACGGCTGGCGCATGAAACCGGCGGTCATTTCATGGACCAGTTCACCTACGCCGAACGCGCCACCGACTGGCGCGCCAACAACAACATCGCCGAATCCATCTTCAAGCAGATGGCCGAGGAGCCGCACCCGGTGCCGGAGTGGATCGTGTGCAGCCCCGGCACCGGCGGCACCGCCGCCACACTGGGCCGCTACGTCAGCTACCGCCGCCATGACACCCTGATCCTGTGCGCGGACCCGGAAGTGTCGGTGTTCTATGACGGCTATTGCGCCGCCCTGCGCGGTGCCGACTGGCGCGGGATGACCTGCGAAGGCGGCTCGCGCGTGGAAGGCATCGGCCGCCCGCGCGTGGAGCGCAGCTTCATTCCCACCTGTGTCGATGCGATGGTCAAGGTGCCCGACGCGCTCAGCCTGGCGGCGATGCGCCATGTCAGTGCCACCCTCGGCCGCCGCGTCGGCGGCTCCACCGGCACCAATTTCATCGGCGTGCTGCATGCCGCGCAGCTGATGCGCGACGCCGGCCGCGACGGCTCCATCGTCACCATCCTGTGCGATGCCGGCGAACGCTATGCGCACAGCTATTACGACCCGGCGTGGTACCAGAGGCAGGGCATTGACGTCGCCGGAGCCGATACCACCATCGCCGCCGCCGTCGCGGGGCAGGGCATGCCGGCGCTGCCTTGTGCATGGCTGGAGCCGTCGCCATATCAGGCCTGA
- the cobT gene encoding Nicotinate-nucleotide--dimethylbenzimidazole phosphoribosyltransferase, with product MQDWFTRACPAPSPAHRQQAIARQRQLTKPEGALGRLETLAIDLAALQGRERPRAARVPVLVFAGDHGIAAQGVSAYPAEVTVQMLRNFAAGGAAIAVLARELGLPLHVWDVGSLAEVPVPGVACDKPRRGTDDFSVGPAMALADLDAAFAAAQRAVATACADGADLLLLGEMGIGNTTAASALAAVLGPLPLEGLVGAGTGLDAPRIARKQQLIAQALALHGAGIDAAALPGREALCRVGGLEIAALAAAMIAAAQRGVPVLVDGFIVSAAALAAVRINPSLRPWLLFSHRSAECGHARVLDCLQAEPLLQLDLRLGEGSGAALALPLLRLACALHNDMATFAEAAVAQRSAAP from the coding sequence ATGCAAGACTGGTTCACCCGCGCCTGCCCCGCGCCCTCGCCGGCACACCGGCAGCAGGCCATCGCCCGCCAGCGGCAGCTGACCAAACCGGAAGGTGCGCTGGGGCGGTTGGAAACCCTCGCCATCGACCTGGCCGCGCTGCAGGGCCGCGAACGGCCGCGTGCCGCGCGGGTGCCGGTGCTGGTGTTCGCCGGCGACCACGGCATCGCCGCGCAGGGCGTGTCGGCCTATCCGGCCGAGGTGACGGTGCAGATGCTGCGCAACTTCGCCGCCGGCGGTGCCGCCATCGCGGTGCTGGCGCGCGAGCTGGGGCTGCCGTTGCATGTCTGGGACGTCGGCAGCCTGGCCGAGGTGCCGGTGCCGGGCGTGGCCTGCGACAAGCCGCGCCGCGGCACCGACGACTTCAGCGTGGGCCCGGCGATGGCGCTGGCCGACCTCGACGCCGCCTTCGCGGCCGCGCAGCGTGCGGTGGCGACGGCCTGCGCCGATGGTGCCGACCTGCTGCTGCTCGGCGAGATGGGCATCGGCAACACCACCGCCGCCAGCGCATTGGCGGCCGTGCTCGGACCGTTGCCGCTGGAGGGCCTGGTCGGCGCGGGGACCGGCCTGGATGCGCCGCGCATCGCCCGCAAGCAGCAGCTCATCGCGCAGGCGCTGGCCCTGCATGGGGCTGGCATCGATGCCGCTGCCCTCCCCGGCCGCGAGGCCCTGTGCCGCGTCGGTGGGCTGGAGATCGCCGCGCTGGCCGCCGCCATGATCGCCGCTGCGCAGCGCGGCGTGCCGGTGCTGGTGGACGGCTTCATCGTTTCGGCTGCGGCGCTGGCGGCGGTGCGGATCAACCCGTCGCTGCGGCCGTGGCTGCTGTTCTCGCACCGCTCGGCCGAATGCGGCCATGCTCGCGTGCTCGACTGCCTGCAGGCAGAGCCGCTGCTGCAACTGGACCTGCGCCTGGGCGAGGGCTCCGGCGCCGCGCTGGCGTTGCCGCTGCTGCGGCTGGCCTGCGCGCTGCACAACGACATGGCCACCTTCGCCGAGGCGGCGGTGGCACAGCGGAGCGCCGCGCCGTGA
- a CDS encoding TonB-dependent outer membrane receptor: MKLPHHALSLALALALPGIAVAEQAPTEFDDVFVTATRTPLSIESSVVPVQVIDRKQIERSQAISLLDLLRGRAGLDFANQGGIGKITSLFLRGTNSNQVLVLVDGVRVGSATNGMATLQDLPVDQIERVEIVRGPRSSLYGSEAIGGVVQVFTRNAGKGLQQNLSLTAGSNRLRQASAGFGNRGEHGWISAQGGYQKTDGINACNGSSALFQGCYVEEPDRDGYRNTSINVRAGYALSDTLSLEGHVLDASSFNEYDGSVFGGNEAENRQQVYGGKLAWKASDTFGLTAQVGRNRDEADNYFADAGSRSFASAFNTRRDTASVQGDFLFASGQQLSAGVDWQNEQITSSTAYDVADRDNTGVFVEYQGRFGAHSLQASIRDDDNEQFGNHTTGSLGYGFAFGNGLRLTASAGTGFKAPTFNDLYYPGFSNPDLKPEESKSLNLGIAQYADNWNWTLDAYETRVDQLVGYDSSFNIVNVAEARIRGAELTGYLSLAGFDINAQASFTDPRDRTAGAATYGNLLARRARSSGRIDVDRSFGPLHLGITAAGNGHRFDDAANMVRLAGYGTVDMRVEYTINDAWSLQARAANVFDRAYETIAWYNQPGREYQLTLRYRSQ, translated from the coding sequence ATGAAGTTGCCCCACCACGCTCTTTCCCTCGCCCTGGCGCTCGCGCTGCCGGGCATCGCCGTCGCCGAGCAGGCGCCCACCGAGTTCGACGACGTCTTCGTCACCGCCACCCGCACGCCGCTGTCCATCGAGAGCAGCGTGGTGCCGGTGCAGGTGATCGACCGCAAGCAGATCGAGCGCAGCCAGGCCATCTCGCTGCTGGACCTGCTGCGCGGCCGCGCCGGCCTGGATTTCGCCAACCAGGGCGGCATCGGCAAGATCACCTCGCTGTTCCTGCGTGGCACCAACTCCAACCAGGTACTGGTGCTGGTGGACGGCGTGCGCGTGGGTTCGGCCACCAACGGCATGGCGACGCTGCAGGACCTGCCGGTCGACCAGATCGAGCGCGTCGAAATCGTGCGTGGCCCGCGTTCGAGCCTGTACGGCTCGGAGGCCATTGGCGGCGTGGTCCAGGTCTTCACCCGCAACGCCGGCAAGGGGCTGCAGCAAAACCTGTCGCTGACCGCCGGCAGCAACCGGCTGCGCCAGGCCAGCGCCGGCTTCGGCAACCGCGGCGAGCACGGCTGGATCTCGGCCCAGGGCGGTTACCAGAAGACCGACGGCATCAATGCCTGCAACGGCTCCTCCGCGCTGTTCCAGGGCTGCTACGTCGAGGAGCCCGACCGCGACGGCTACCGCAACACCTCGATCAACGTGCGCGCCGGCTATGCACTGAGCGACACGCTGAGTCTGGAAGGCCACGTGCTCGACGCCAGCAGCTTCAACGAATACGACGGCAGCGTCTTCGGCGGCAACGAGGCCGAGAACCGCCAGCAGGTCTATGGCGGCAAGCTGGCGTGGAAGGCGTCGGACACCTTCGGCCTGACCGCGCAGGTCGGCCGCAACCGCGATGAAGCCGACAACTACTTCGCCGACGCCGGCAGCCGCAGCTTCGCCAGCGCCTTCAATACCCGGCGCGACACCGCCAGCGTGCAGGGCGACTTCCTGTTCGCTTCGGGCCAGCAGCTGAGCGCCGGCGTCGACTGGCAGAACGAGCAGATCACCAGCTCCACCGCCTACGACGTCGCCGACCGCGACAACACCGGCGTGTTCGTCGAATACCAGGGCCGGTTCGGTGCGCATTCACTGCAGGCCAGCATCCGCGACGACGACAACGAGCAGTTCGGCAACCACACCACCGGCAGCCTCGGCTACGGCTTCGCCTTCGGCAACGGCCTGCGCCTGACCGCCAGCGCCGGCACCGGCTTCAAGGCGCCAACCTTCAACGACCTGTACTACCCGGGCTTCAGCAACCCGGACCTGAAGCCGGAAGAGTCCAAGAGCCTGAACCTCGGCATCGCGCAGTACGCCGACAATTGGAACTGGACCCTCGACGCCTACGAAACCCGCGTGGACCAGTTGGTCGGCTACGACAGCAGCTTCAACATCGTCAACGTCGCCGAGGCCCGCATCCGCGGCGCCGAACTGACCGGCTACCTGTCGCTGGCCGGTTTCGACATCAATGCCCAGGCCAGCTTCACCGACCCGCGCGACCGCACCGCCGGCGCGGCAACCTACGGCAACCTGCTGGCCCGCCGCGCGCGCAGCAGCGGCCGTATCGATGTGGATCGTAGCTTCGGCCCGCTGCACCTGGGCATCACCGCCGCCGGCAACGGCCACCGTTTCGACGATGCCGCCAACATGGTGCGCCTCGCCGGCTACGGCACCGTCGACATGCGCGTGGAATACACCATCAACGACGCCTGGAGCCTGCAGGCGCGCGCGGCCAACGTGTTCGACCGCGCGTACGAAACCATCGCCTGGTACAACCAGCCGGGCCGCGAGTACCAGCTGACCCTGCGTTATCGCTCGCAGTAA
- the fabB gene encoding 3-oxoacyl-(acyl-carrier-protein) synthase I (Evidence 2a : Function of homologous gene experimentally demonstrated in an other organism; PubMedId : 10571059, 3076376, 3076377; Product type e : enzyme) — MRRVVITGMGINSCLGNDLDTVSSALRESRSGIVALSDHAEAGLRSQVGGHVDIDLDAQIDRKLKRFMSDAAAYSYIAMRDAIIDAGLDEAQVSHVRTGLIAGSGGGSSQWQVEAADLLRNRGVRKVGPYMVPRTMCSTVSANLATAFSIKGVSYSLSAACATSAHCIGAAADMIRHGAQDIVFAGGGEDLHWSMSMMFDAMGALSTSFNDTPATASRPYDANRDGFVIAGGAGMLVLEDYEHAIARGARIHAELIGYGVTSDGADMVAPSGEGAVRCMNMALAGLDRPVDYLNTHGTSTSLGDITELGAVREVFGDKIPPISSTKALSGHSLGAASVHEAIYSLLMLRDGFMAGSANIETLDERAAGYPILRQTQETKLDVVMSNSFGFGGTNATLVFGRV; from the coding sequence ATGCGTCGCGTCGTCATCACCGGCATGGGTATCAACTCCTGCCTCGGCAACGACCTGGACACCGTTTCCAGTGCCCTGCGCGAAAGCCGTTCCGGCATCGTCGCCCTGTCCGACCATGCCGAAGCCGGCCTGCGCAGCCAGGTCGGCGGCCACGTCGACATCGACCTGGACGCGCAGATCGACCGCAAGCTCAAGCGCTTCATGAGCGACGCGGCCGCCTACAGCTACATCGCCATGCGCGACGCCATCATCGACGCCGGCCTGGACGAAGCGCAGGTCAGCCATGTGCGCACCGGCCTGATCGCCGGCTCCGGCGGCGGCTCCAGTCAATGGCAGGTGGAAGCAGCCGACCTGCTGCGCAACCGTGGCGTGCGCAAGGTCGGCCCCTACATGGTGCCGCGCACGATGTGCTCGACGGTGTCGGCCAACCTCGCCACCGCCTTCAGCATCAAGGGCGTCAGCTACTCGCTGTCGGCCGCCTGCGCCACCTCGGCGCATTGCATCGGCGCGGCGGCGGACATGATCCGCCACGGCGCGCAGGACATCGTGTTCGCCGGCGGCGGCGAAGATCTGCACTGGTCGATGAGCATGATGTTCGATGCAATGGGCGCACTCTCCACCAGCTTCAACGACACCCCGGCCACCGCCTCGCGTCCCTACGACGCCAACCGCGACGGCTTCGTCATCGCCGGCGGCGCCGGCATGCTGGTGCTGGAAGACTACGAACATGCCATTGCCCGCGGCGCCCGCATCCATGCCGAATTGATCGGCTATGGCGTCACCTCGGACGGCGCAGACATGGTCGCCCCGTCCGGCGAAGGCGCCGTGCGCTGCATGAATATGGCGCTGGCCGGTCTCGACCGCCCGGTCGACTACCTCAACACCCACGGCACCTCGACATCACTGGGCGACATCACCGAACTGGGCGCGGTGCGCGAGGTTTTCGGCGACAAGATCCCACCGATCTCCTCGACCAAAGCACTGTCCGGCCATTCGCTGGGCGCAGCCAGCGTACACGAAGCGATCTACAGCCTGCTGATGCTGCGCGACGGCTTCATGGCCGGCTCGGCCAACATCGAAACGCTGGACGAGCGCGCAGCCGGCTACCCGATCCTGCGGCAGACGCAGGAAACGAAGCTGGACGTGGTGATGTCCAACAGTTTCGGTTTTGGCGGTACGAACGCGACGTTGGTGTTTGGCCGGGTGTAG
- the cbbZC gene encoding Phosphoglycolate phosphatase, chromosomal, whose protein sequence is MEIAALVFDLDGTLVDSAADIAEAVNRMLDDLSLPRVDEATVRGWIGEGVRNLVDTALHHAGSGHTPAEVMPGFMRHYHDCLLRSPCLYDGVAEALEQLQARGLPLAICTNKPAALVPPLLEHLGIAGCFSHIVGGDSLPQRKPAPEPLLHAAHLLGQAVSRCLMVGDSATDLGAANAAGMPIALVRYGYLRGLDPEAAAAVAVIDDLRELLVLPDAVLRLRADEA, encoded by the coding sequence GTGGAGATTGCGGCGCTGGTATTCGACCTGGACGGCACGCTGGTGGACAGTGCCGCCGACATCGCCGAGGCGGTAAACCGCATGCTGGACGATCTTTCGCTGCCACGCGTGGACGAAGCCACCGTGCGGGGTTGGATCGGCGAGGGCGTGCGCAACCTGGTGGACACCGCGCTGCACCACGCCGGCAGCGGGCATACGCCGGCCGAGGTGATGCCCGGCTTCATGCGCCACTATCACGATTGCCTGCTGCGCAGCCCATGCCTGTATGACGGCGTGGCCGAGGCATTGGAGCAGTTGCAGGCGCGCGGCCTGCCGCTGGCTATCTGCACCAACAAACCGGCAGCGCTGGTGCCGCCGCTGCTGGAGCATCTGGGCATCGCCGGTTGTTTCTCGCACATCGTCGGCGGCGACAGCCTGCCGCAGCGCAAGCCGGCGCCGGAACCGCTGCTGCATGCCGCGCACCTGCTGGGGCAGGCGGTGTCGCGTTGCCTGATGGTCGGCGATTCGGCCACCGATCTCGGTGCGGCCAACGCGGCCGGCATGCCGATCGCATTGGTGCGCTATGGCTATTTGCGCGGGCTGGACCCGGAGGCGGCCGCAGCCGTGGCGGTCATCGACGACCTGCGCGAATTGCTGGTGCTGCCCGATGCCGTGCTGCGCCTGCGTGCCGATGAGGCATGA
- the dinB gene encoding DNA polymerase IV, with protein MRKIIHIDMDAFYASVEQRDDPALRGRPVVVAWRGVRSVVCAASYEARTFGVHSAMPALRAERLCPDAVFVAPDFTRYKAVSRQIREIFLQHTPLVEPLSLDEAYLDVTASPTCAGIATDIARTIRAQIRETTSLTASAGIAPNKFLAKIASDWRKPDGQFVVPPARVERFLTPLPVSRVPGVGKVMQGKLAALGIATVGDLRGLPLEQLEALFGAFGRRLHQRARGIDERPVEPDQPVQSISSEDTFSEDLRLGEFDELIAQLAERTWHACGRTERIGHTVVLKLKTAQFRILTRSFTPDVPPASMEELRDIALALCQRVQLPPQTRYRLVGVGVSGFRDREDSVVQGNLFRELPMA; from the coding sequence ATGCGCAAGATCATCCACATCGACATGGACGCGTTCTATGCGTCGGTCGAGCAGCGGGACGATCCGGCATTGCGTGGCCGCCCGGTGGTGGTGGCCTGGCGCGGGGTGCGCTCGGTGGTGTGCGCGGCCTCTTACGAGGCGCGCACCTTCGGCGTGCATTCGGCGATGCCGGCGCTGCGTGCCGAGCGGCTGTGCCCGGACGCGGTGTTCGTGGCGCCGGATTTCACCCGCTACAAGGCGGTGTCGCGGCAGATCCGCGAAATCTTCCTGCAGCACACGCCGCTGGTGGAACCGTTGTCGCTGGACGAGGCCTATCTGGACGTCACCGCTTCACCGACCTGTGCCGGTATCGCCACCGATATCGCGCGGACCATCCGTGCGCAGATCCGTGAAACCACCTCGCTGACCGCCTCGGCCGGCATCGCGCCGAACAAGTTCCTGGCCAAGATCGCCTCGGACTGGCGCAAGCCCGATGGCCAGTTCGTGGTGCCGCCGGCGCGGGTGGAGCGGTTCCTGACCCCGCTGCCGGTGAGCCGCGTGCCGGGTGTGGGCAAGGTGATGCAAGGCAAGCTGGCGGCGCTGGGCATCGCCACCGTCGGCGACCTGCGTGGCCTGCCGCTGGAGCAGCTGGAGGCGCTGTTCGGCGCGTTCGGGCGGCGGCTGCACCAGCGTGCGCGTGGTATCGACGAGCGGCCGGTGGAGCCGGACCAGCCGGTGCAGTCGATTTCCTCGGAGGACACCTTCAGCGAGGACCTGCGGCTGGGCGAGTTCGACGAGCTGATCGCGCAGCTGGCCGAACGCACCTGGCATGCCTGCGGGCGCACCGAGCGCATTGGCCATACCGTGGTGCTCAAGCTCAAGACCGCGCAGTTCCGCATCCTCACCCGCAGCTTCACCCCGGACGTGCCGCCGGCCTCGATGGAGGAACTGCGCGACATCGCGCTGGCACTGTGCCAGCGCGTGCAGCTGCCGCCGCAGACGCGCTATCGGCTGGTGGGCGTGGGCGTGTCGGGGTTCCGCGACCGCGAGGATTCGGTGGTGCAGGGCAACCTGTTCCGCGAGCTGCCGATGGCGTGA